A single genomic interval of Lucilia cuprina isolate Lc7/37 chromosome 2, ASM2204524v1, whole genome shotgun sequence harbors:
- the LOC111678682 gene encoding uncharacterized protein LOC111678682 — MASSMHNTRLLRFLIVLTIVVLTIFIYTSYSSTQTLTPPPMRSAASLVALYSTQTNRSSNTNELDSSAANSYDSNSKVPNVNTIDAAHKSFIYHANLPHPSLGGSHGNEMVFIKKLIHHREPTIDVNAIDDGGGGGGIEGGVDGQGSEGRSLVNAAVDENAADELALERFNNNNDLLQEEQYVQAVDNTLGNINNSVTSAASGVGTGGLASSDTNQQLKQQHQQQQTSDQLPSQQQDQQITADTNNSNNNLNKIPESDVLIPTSNLQKFIESADKILKNITVVQQPPSSVAPVDNVNKSGDKDEIPQPPLADAPNETKQLVEDEENDEALPPSVIMTIKGAGGATVEKTNEPKQPPAAAAAASSNTPKVTSTTKKVPKVAAADPTQGIPTKQIYESGHMNEEIDINQICPNKGDKLKLLILITSAQTHAEARLSIRQTWGHYGTRRDVSTAFILGRTTNATVSEALTQENMIYGDLIRGHFIDSYNNLTLKTLSSLEWVDQNCPKVKYILKTDDDMFINVPKLLQFLDAHAKDKRVIYGRLAKKWKPIRNKKSKYYISTGQFGATVFPPFTTGPAYVMTGDIVHELYESSLEQLYLKLEDVFTTGIVAQKLGVKRVHDNMFLNRRIAFNPCNIRKAISVHMIKPNEQFDLWKKLLDQTTKCK; from the exons ATGGCTAGCAGTATGCATAATACACGCTTATTAAGATTCTTAATTGTCTTAACAATTGTCGTCTTAACCATTTTTATCTATACCTCATATTCATCAACACAAACTTTAACACCGCCACCAATGCGCAGTGCTGCTTCACTAGTGGCCCTTTATTCAACACAAACAAATCGCAGTAGCAACACAAATGAACTGGATTCAAGTGCAGCTAATAGTTACGATTCGAATAGTAAAGTTCCAAATGTAAATACAATAGATGCCGCCCATAAATCATTTATATATCATGCTAATTTACCTCACCCCTCGTTGGGTGGTTCACATGGTAATGAAATGgttttcataaagaaattaattcaTCATCGAGAACCAACAATAGATGTTAATGCTATAGATGAtggaggtggtggtggtggaaTTGAGGGTGGTGTAGATGGTCAAGGTTCGGAGGGTAGATCATTGGTTAATGCAGCTGTTGATGAGAATGCTGCCGATGAATTGGCCTTGGAAcgttttaataacaacaacgatTTATTGCAGGAGGAACAATATGTCCAGGCGGTTGATAATACTTTGG gAAATATCAACAATTCAGTAACATCCGCGGCAAGTGGTGTTGGTACTGGTGGCTTAGCGTCATCGGATACCAATCAGCAATTAAAACAACAGCATCAACAGCAACAGACATCTGATCAACTGCCGTCGCAGCAACAAGATCAACAAATTACTGCTGAtacaaacaacagcaataacaatctAAATAAAATACCAGAATCTGATGTTTTAATACCCACATCAAACCTACAAAAATTCATAGAAAGTGCTgataagatattaaaaaatatcactGTTGTTCAACAACCCCCTTCTTCAGTGGCACCCGTTGACAATGTTAATAAAT CTGGCGATAAAGATGAAATACCACAACCACCATTGGCCGATGCCCCAAATGAGACCAAACAATTAGTGGAAGATGAGGAAAACGATGAAGCTTTACCACCCTCCGTTATAATGACCATTAAGGGAGCTGGCGGAGCAACAGTAGAAAAAACTAATGAACCCAAACAACCACCAGCAGCCGCAGCCGCAGCATCATCAAATACACCCAAAGTTACGTCCAccacaaaaaaagtaccaaaagttgcTGCCGCCGATCCCACACAAGGCAtaccaacaaaacaaatatacgAATCGGGTCATATGAATGAAGAAATCGATATTAATCAAATCTGTCCGAATAAAGGTgacaaattgaaattattaatacTCATAACATCTGCCCAAACTCATGCAGAGGCAAGATTGAGCATAAGACAAACCTGGGGTCATTACGGTACACGACGAGATGTTTCCACCGCTTTTATACTAGGACGCACTACAAACGCCACCGTTAGTGAGGCATTGACTCAGGAAAATATGATTTATGGCGATTTAATAAGAGGCCATTTTATTGATTCCTATAATAATTTGACTTTAAAAACATTATCCTCCCTAGAGTGGGTAGATCAGAATTGTCCCAAGGttaagtatatattaaaaacagaCGATGATATGTTCATAAATGTACCAAAACTTTTACAATTTCTCGACGCTCATGCTAAAGATAAGCGTGTAATTTATGGTAGATTAGCGAAAAAATGGAAACCGATACGcaataaaaaatcgaaatattaCATATCGACGGGACAATTTGGTGCTACCGTCTTTCCACCCTTTACCACGGGTCCAGCCTATGTTATGACCGGTGACATAGTACATGAACTCTATGAGAGTTCTCTAGAACAGCTCTACTTAAAACTAGAGGATGTCTTTACCACTGGCATAGTGGCCCAAAAATTAGGTGTCAAACGTGTACATGACAATATGTTCTTAAATCGACGTATTGCTTTTAATCCATGTAATATACGCAAAGCAATCTCAGTCCATATGATTAAACCCAATGAACAATTTGATTTGTGGAAAAAATTACTGGACCAGACCACAAAAtgtaaatag